The sequence ATAAACTCCTCTAGCGAGCATTTTCCATGTGTCTAATCCACTTCGAGATCTCTGCTCACTGTTTGGCACACAGGGATTAATCAGACAGGAGCCCCATCTCACAGCTCACAGGCTAATGGACGGTGGTGTAGACACAACCTGATAATAAGATCTTCAATCAATGGGCCACAACAACTGCTCCAGACTGGAGGCCTCCATGAGCACCCCTGTGTCACCCTAGTTCTCAAGCCTATAGACAAATGCACAATTTCCTGCAAGCCTCGGGCCTGCTCTTAGGACTGCAGTCTGCCACAATGCTGCCTGCATTAACCCCCTCTATTCCAGTCTCCCCCAGGGAATTTCTATTGGTTGTGCAAGCCCCAGCTCAAGTTTTCCTCTGTGAAACTATTTCTGACTGGGTACATCTGCTTCCCCGTTTACACCAGACACATCCACCCATTCACTCCTATTTGTCCAGGAGGTGACTGCTGTGTGACAGACAGTCACACCATAAAAATTGTCGGTTTCTTTGCCCACCTCCCTCGTTATTTTCTGAGCTACTTCTGTTCCTCTCTGTGAATACATCCCTCCGTGGTACagttcctagcacatagtaggtgtgctCGGTCTGAACGTAAAatgaaagaggcagagaaagaagagaggagaggggaggggtgaggtgTGTCAGTCCTGCTGCTGCACATTAGAGTCCTGGTGACGGAGGGAGCACTGGTTCACCACACACACTGACAGCACAGCACTCGGACAGAATTACACTCCATTTTAGGATTCATCAGGTCCTATATTTCTCTGAGTTAAAAGTTAAatctcggggccagcccctggccaagtggttaagttcacgcactccacttcggcggcccagggtttcgctggttcggatcctgggcgccgacatggaatggctcatcaggccatgttgaggcggcgtcccacatggcacaaccagaagggtcacaactagaatatacaactatgtactggggggctttggggagaagaagaagaagaaaagaataagattggcaagagatgttagctcagggccaatctttaaaaatgaaaatgtcaaatCTCTAAAGTGGACATAATAATTCCAATCTCATGGGAGAGTCAGAAAAGCTAAAGGATATGATAGATATAAAGACGTTAGACAAACGTCTGGCCATATTCCATGTAAAGTAatattccttctttcattcattcaacagatttttattaagtgtcatgtgtcaggcactgttcagAACACAAGGAATATGACATTGATTATGACAGAAAAGAACTGAAGGGGGTGTAAGAGAGCAGGCCACGTGGTACCTGGGGGCAGAAGAACCtaccagacagagagagaaggcgCTGGAAGGGGAATGTGCTGGCCAGTTGATGAACAGCTCAAGGCTGGCATGGCTTCCCTTCCATCCAGCACTTAGATTTGTTTTCAGGATCGAAGAGCTAGGCACCAATTCCAGAAAAGATCAGAACCCGAGGAGGACTTAGAATCTCCACCCCTGGAGGATGGAACAAATTCCTGATCACTTACTTGGATTCTCGACTCTGGAACTCCAATTTCGATAGCAAGTTGCTGTCTGGAATCAATCCCAGGATATGGGTTGTTCATAAATGCTTCGATGAGGGTGTGTAATTGGGAGGAAGTGTAGCTGGTACGGCACCGTCTGTCTCCTCTACCTAGGGCAGGTGGAAGATGGAGGGTCAAGTACATTTCGGAAACCAGTTTACATATTCAAACAAGGAACCCAAACATGTCGGACAGTCTCCACTGAGTTTGGGACCTGTTACTTCTGCTTGAAAGGGCCTTGTCTCAGTCCATTCCAGGTGGAATGTTCTAGAGGAGAAACAGTATATGGCTGGGTCGCTGGATTCCTATGGAAAGAGGGTATGCAGTGGAAGGTCTCAGAAGGTCCATGGACCATGCAGGGAAAATTTCCAGGGGCCATGTTGAACCCTTTGCCACCAGAAGACCCTGAACAGGAGCCCCTGAGGGAGAGAACTTTCTTTTCCCACTCAGAGTAGTAGTGGGTTCCACAGTAGAGGCTCCCGGGTACTCAAAAGCTCTGCGGGGGGACAGGACTGGAGCAGACCATTTACTCTGAATCTTTTCTTCAGGGTGATCTTCATCTTGGCTTGATTCTAAGTGCTCCTCAGGTTCTGATCTTTTCTGGAATCGGTGTCTAGCTCTTCGATTCTGAAACCAAATCTAAGTGATGAAAAGGAAATGAGGGAATTAAACATGTTCGTGTCATCTCAGCCTCATCACTGCCTTTCTCCAAAGGGAGTGATTCTTATTAGGCCTGAGCTCAAGTTTATTACCATTATCTGTCACATTCAGCTAAGTCTTAGGTCAAGTCTTAGCATTTAGCACCTCTACAATCTAATCCCAACATGatttgctataatttttttttcctaagtaagattttccctgaactaacatccattgccaatcctctttttttgcttgaggaagattagccctctaTTCTTTTGTATGAGGGACACCTCCACAGCTTgactggtgagtggagtaggtccatgcccaggatccaaatccgcaaacctgggccactgaagcagagcatgtagaactttaaccactcagccatggggcctggccctataataattttttaagttaacaAATAGATGCTGCAAATTATGCATTTGAGAGCCAGCTCAAGCAGTTCCTCTTCTCTGAAGGTGTACCTACATGCTTCCTCCCGACTCTTTCCAGCTCTTTTATCCTCAGCATCCACATTTGTGAAATAAAAGCAACATCCTTATGAGTTCATTCTGAGCGTCAATCAGGATGCTCCACACAAAGCCCTTAGCACCCTGGCGCATAGTATGTACTTAATTAATGGTTTCCCTTTCTACATCTAGGCTTGGAGATGTACACTTTGTAAATTACCTGGATTCTAGACTCTTCAGTGTTGATTTCTAAAGCAAGTCTTTGTTTGGTAGCATAACTCGGGTAAGGTTTTTGGTTGAATGCATTGATGAGGATTTTCAATTGATCTTCTGTGAATTTGGTGCGGCTGCGTCTACGATTTGCGGCTGTGGTGTCTGTGGAAAGATTAGGAGAAAAGCATTATTTAACAGGTCAGTTTATACATTCAAACTTCAGGTTCAAGCTagtctctcatttcctttttttgtttggaaTCCACCAGAACCCACTAGGAAATAGCTCGCCCACAATTATAAAGCCCTTAGACACACGAGGGTGATTCTTCATCTTCTCCAGCCGATCTGAACGCTGTGACTGGGGAGTCAGGTCTTCTGTTttcaaaaacagtgaaaaaatgaTGTGTTCTGTTCATATGGATCAAGAACAATATGAGTCAAGAAAATGCATGTGATACATCTTACAGTGATGGATACTTGAGCCCACAGAAATGAGGAGCACGTGATACAGGTGCCATTAAGcctcttttagtttttctggtgAAAATTCCTAGGAAGATATTAATTCATTTTGGAATCCATTGCCCTCAACAGCAGATAAACAGAAATcagtttccaaaatattttttaaaacactatgaGGAGAacaaaaacaattgaaaaagaaattctatGCTTTCAGTAGAATCTTCAAATAGGGAATAAATACTTCCTTACATGATTTTAGCTATGGGACACCTCCTTGAAATAGCCAAATCTGGAAAGCCTGGGCATTCGTTTTGGAACATACGATTTTCAAACAGAATTAGACTTAGTGACCTGAGGTGAGAAGTTACTGGGGATGCTGGCGGTTCAGTTGGGAGCACAACACCTGTATTCATAGGAAGAGAGATTCCAAGGCACTGAGTTCCTTTGATCAGCACCTCATGGGGAAGAACAAGTtgaatcttccttcttttctatctCTGGTACAGTTGTGCAATATTTATGAGGTCACTCTCCAAAAAGTCCAAACTCCACATTTAAGCAAAAGGAGAATCCAGTAAACTCCAACTGTGGCTACCCACTACATTCCTTCAGCAAAATAAAGAATTCATTTGGATTTCCAGTCCACGAGGATGCTTTTCTGTTCGTCCCTCCTGAAAGCCTAAATCTGCAGTTGCATGCCAGTCCACTACCCGCTGGTGTATTGTACTTCAGTGACAGGGGACGGT comes from Equus asinus isolate D_3611 breed Donkey chromosome 26, EquAss-T2T_v2, whole genome shotgun sequence and encodes:
- the DUXA gene encoding double homeobox protein A; this encodes MAQAVSPNNTTAANRRRSRTKFTEDQLKILINAFNQKPYPSYATKQRLALEINTEESRIQIWFQNRRARHRFQKRSEPEEHLESSQDEDHPEEKIQSRGDRRCRTSYTSSQLHTLIEAFMNNPYPGIDSRQQLAIEIGVPESRIQIWFQNRRSRFHVQRKREPDEALEQGQDL